TTAGTTTATTTATATTTTTATGGTAAAATGTGCTCGAACATATATTAAAGATATGAAATCCGAGAATTCCGGAACGCCAGTTTTAACTGAGATACCGGAAGAGCAGAAAATCGTCACCCAGGCAGCAGAGCTGACACCGTCAGAGGACGCCGCTGCTATCGGTATCACGGAAGAAAATCATCCGCGCATCGACGGGTCGACTTCCACCCTTCCTCTCGTGCAAGGGATATATAGAAGAATGTTTTTGCCGGCGGACGGTGACGGCAACGGGTGGCCAGGCCTTCCGCAGAAGGCTTCCAAAACAGTACCGTCCTATGAGAGTCTTATCAATGGGAACGTGGATTTGATTATCGTCCCTGACCCATCAAAGGATGGCAGTAAACTGAGAGGATTGTAGAATTATTCACATAAGAGTGATATAATCTACTATATCTTTAATATCATAAAAGCTGATTAGAGAAAGGAAGAATTAAATGGGTGAATTATCCACATTGCCAAATATAGCTGCAAAGCTGGAAGCCCAGCTTTCTGATGTGGGAATTACGACAATTGATGAACTGAAACGGGTTGGAAGCCGTGAGGCGTGGCTTCGCATCCTTGCTCATGACCCGTCAGCCTGTATTATGCGGCTTTCTGCTCTGGAAGGCGCTATTCAGGGCGTGAGGTGGCATTATCTTGATGAGGACACGAAGAAGTCTTTAAAGGAATTTTACCGGCAAAACAAATAATTTGTTCTTCTGCCCGAAAGAGCCTGTTATTGGCGTTTTCGGGCTTTCTGCTTTTTCCGGCATTCATGAAAGTTCATGGACATAAGGGCATAAAGGCTTTGATTATATAAAAAAATAAAAAAATGAACTTTTAGGTTTTTTTAATTGTATATGTATATGAGAGGGGGCACAATGATTGATTGATAAATACATAAACCAACACGGCAAGCGGTTATATGGATTGTGCCTGACT
The Oxobacter pfennigii genome window above contains:
- a CDS encoding TfoX/Sxy family protein yields the protein MGELSTLPNIAAKLEAQLSDVGITTIDELKRVGSREAWLRILAHDPSACIMRLSALEGAIQGVRWHYLDEDTKKSLKEFYRQNK